The Fulvivirga maritima genome segment ATCACTCAGGAAGATATATCTTTCCCTTCTGCTGAAAAATATAATAATGGCGTAAAGCTGATCTCTTATGAATTTCAAAGAGAGTTGGTGGATGTGAAGACTATTAGCTATATGACTGGAATATGGTTGCAAGAAAAAGTACATGCAGCCGGTGCTTATGACATTTTGTATCATCAAGCACAAAAGGTGAGTGAGCTTACCAGAAGTAATTTTTTTATTATTGATGAGAATGATACTTTAATTACGCCTCCTGATAATATTCTAAAAGGAGTTACAAGAAAAAAGGTTTTGGAGCTGGCAGGGCAATTTATGAAGGTAGAGGAAAGAGGAATTAGGTTGGATGATGTGTTCAAAGCTAAGGAAGCCTTTCTTACCGGTACCACTAAAAGAGTGCTGCCCGTAACTCAGGTAGATGATAATATGATAGGAAGTGGAAAGCCTGGCTCTAAAACTAAAGCCATAATGGAGGCTTTTAAGAAACTAGAAAACGAATACTTTGATAATTATAGAAAGAATTAAAATATAGAAATGAGCAAAATAAGCATCGTATCCTGGAATGTAAACGGAATAAGAGCAATAGTAAAGAAGGAGTTTGTAGAAAACGTAAAAAAAATGGATCCTGATATTTTATGCCTTCAGGAGACAAAAGGGTCAGTTGAAGATGTGAAGACGGCTTTAGAACTGTTGCCTGAGTATAAGCATTTTGCGAATGCCTCAAAGGCAAGAAAGGGCTATTCTGGTACGGCTATATTAACAAAAGAGGAGCCTATCTCCGTTACTTACGATCTTGATTATGAAGAGCATGACCAGGAAGGTAGAGTGATAACTGCAGAATTTGAGTCTTTCTATTTAATTAATGTGTATACTCCGAATTCCGGACAAGGATTAAAAAGGCTTGATTATAGACAAACCTGGGATGAATATTTCTTGGGCTATATGAAAAAGTTAGAAGAGAAGAAGCCAGTGATATTATGTGGTGATTTGAATGTGGCTCATGAAGAGATTGACATTGCCCGACCTAAGCAAAACTATAATAAATCGGCGGGCTTTACCCAGCAAGAAATTGATGGCTTTGATAAATATTTAGCTGAAGGATATGTAGATGCATTCAGACATTTTTACCCTGAAGAAGTAAAATACAGCTATTGGAATTATATGTTCAATGCCAGAGCTAATAATGTGGGCTGGAGAATAGATTACTTTTTGGTAAGCCAAGCCTTAATGCCAAAAGTAGAAGACTCTCAGATTCACAATGAATACATGGGCTCAGATCATTGCCCTGTGGAGTTGGTGATGAAGATGGGGTAAGTATATAAGCTTTCTGTAAAACAAAAAAAGCCATCTGTGATAATGAATCATAGATGGCTTTTATAATGATTTTGATTTTTGTTTATCCGTAAATATCGTTAAGCACTCCAGCTAATCTTATTCCAGCAAGTTTTAGTCTTTCTTTTACTGTATGCCAGTTTTTGTAGCGATATTCATAGTTGATCTCCTTTTTCTCCGGGAGGTTATATACTTGTTCTCTGAGTGACATAGACTCATAAGCCCAATCTCTCACGGAGCTACTTTGCCATTCTTTAATTTGATCTTTGGTCGCGTGGTTTACTACATCACCAAGTTCTGTATAGCTGTAGTTTTCCGAATCTATCATGCCGCTGTCCCATACAGAGTGCAGGTTTGACGGATTCCAGAACCACTTTACTTTCACCTGGTTGCCGCCCATATCTTCACCAGTACCTACATGTAAAGGCTGGTGGATATCTCCGATTAGATGAGTAAGGATTTTAATGCCTTCCGCTTCTTTTTCTTTACTAAGACCGCCTTTTTTAAGGTCTGCTATTACCCTTTCTATAGTTTCAATAGCATCACCGTCAGGGTTCTTCTCAGTTTCTTCATAGGTTTTACCATCAGGTATAGTTACCCAGTGCCAGTCATGAGTATGATCATAAGCATGGTCAGATTTTATGTTATCCATCCAGTTACTTACCGTGGCTAATGATTCTCCATTAAGTATTTCTGTGATGTGTTTTTTAGCTTTTTTAGATAGGTGTTGTTCGGCTACATATCCAACTACACGGTGTCCGGTCATACCCCATCCAAATACCTGCATAGAAGCAAACAGGCATAGAATAAATGTTACTTTCTTTAGCATACTATAAGGTTTTTCTACATTATCTTCAAATGTAGGTAAGGTAGCCTAAAGAACGGTAAATAAGATGTTATTTTTTGATCTCTGATGATTGCTTTTCCAGATCGAAAAGGTCATTTAGAACATCAATCAAAGTTTCGGCTTCCCCACGCTGACAAGCAGCTTTCAGCTGTAGTACAGGGAGCTTCATTATCTTTTGCATCATGCTCTTGGTTACCTTGTCTATCACTTTTGCCTCTTTAGAATCAGCATTTTTAAGGTATCTGGCCATCTCTTCCTTACGAATGTCTTCTAAAGCATTTTTCAGCTTTTTGATAGTAGGAGAGACCATCATTTCTTTAGACCAGTTGTTAAAATCAACTATGGCTTCTGAGATGATGTTTTCAACTTCAGGTATGGCATCAATTCTCTTTTGGAGAGCTTCTGAAGTTTTGCTTTGAATGTTGTCGATATTATAAACCAGAGCTCCTGGAGTATCCTCTATTTCCATTTCTACACTTCTAGGTACAGAAAGGTCAATAAAGAATTTAAAGGAAAGTATTTCTAGTTTACTAACTAATGCTTTGGTTATGAAAGGCTCATTAGCAGCTACTGATGAAATAATTACATCAGCATTTTGAATAGCTTGAAATACCTGGTTAAAAGGAATTACGTTAAAGTTGCACTCTTGCGCCAGTTCTATGGCTTTAGCTTCTGTGCGGTTAATGATATTTACTTCTGCAAACTTAGAGTCAACAAGGTTACGACAAACATCTTTTCCTATTTCTCCTAATCCAAGAATTAAGATTTTAGGATCTTTAATGTCTTTAGTAATATCCTCTGCTAGCTCTTTAGCTGCATAAGAAACAGAAGCAGCTCCATCTCTGAATGCTGTTTCTTGTACCACTCTTTTATTAGTGAAAAAGATCGTGTGCATTAGCCTGTGTAAAAACGGGCCTGCGGTATCTTCATCGGCACTCCACTGGTAAGCTCTTTTTACCTGATTAGAGATTTGTAAATCACCTACTACCTGAGCATCTAGTCCCATGGCTACTCTGAAAAGGTGTTTGACTGCCTCGTGATGATTATTTTCTGATTTGAAATAACCTTGTATGGTTGTCAGGTCTAATCCTTTAATAAGGGCAATACCTTGCAGTATTACTAAGGCCTGATTAGAATTACACGCATAGTATATCTCTGTACGGTTGCAAGTTGATAAAATCAACACATCCGAAGCAGTAGAATACTCGCTGATATACTTCAATAATTGCTTAACGTGCGCCTCATCCAAGGCCAGACGTTCTCTGATGTTAATAGGAGTGTCCTTGAATGATAAGCCAAGTACTTTAAAACTTTCCTGCATCTCTATCTTATTCGTGAGCAAATTTAAGTAGTATAACCATACTTTGAAAACATCATGACTATTTAGAAATTTTTTAAATAAGTCAAGCTACAAATTTAACTAATTCTTACTTTACGAATGAATGACATATGTCAGCTATCCAACAAAAATAGATCAATTATGGTTGCTTTTATTGTTCCGAATAAGCACAAATATGCTTAAATTCTTCGATGAAGCTCTCAAAAGTGATTCGCTGGGTAAAACAAACATGGTCACTCTCTCGTGGTGAGGCCAGAGGACTGGTCATTTTTCTGCCTTTAATACTTTTGATTTTATTCGCATCCACCATATATAAAAGCTGGCTGACCTTTCAGGGAGCCGACTTGCCAGATACTCAGCGTTTAGATGAAGTGATGGGCTTAATGTATTTGGATTCTGCTGCTGAGCAAGAACCTGAAGTTAAGGTTATTTTAAAACCATTTGATCCTAATAGTATTTCTGAAGCTCAGCTGCTGGATATGGGCGTTAAGGGCTATCTGGCTAAAAACTGGGTGAAATATACATCTAAAGGAGGCTATTTTAATGATAAGGAAGATTTGAAACGCTTATATGGTATGAGTGATACTGAGTATGAACGATTAGCTCCTTTTGTTAATATAACTTCAAAAAAGAAGGAAAAGCAATCTTTTTCAATGTC includes the following:
- a CDS encoding aminotransferase class IV translates to MYCAVNHNVIPVEEAAISIRDLSVLRGYGIFDFFRTDYGIPLFIDDHLARLEYSSKKIFPKAQLDIEAVRATISSLMNRNNKPLSGIRIVRTGGVTPNGYEPGTPNLIITQEDISFPSAEKYNNGVKLISYEFQRELVDVKTISYMTGIWLQEKVHAAGAYDILYHQAQKVSELTRSNFFIIDENDTLITPPDNILKGVTRKKVLELAGQFMKVEERGIRLDDVFKAKEAFLTGTTKRVLPVTQVDDNMIGSGKPGSKTKAIMEAFKKLENEYFDNYRKN
- a CDS encoding exodeoxyribonuclease III, producing the protein MSKISIVSWNVNGIRAIVKKEFVENVKKMDPDILCLQETKGSVEDVKTALELLPEYKHFANASKARKGYSGTAILTKEEPISVTYDLDYEEHDQEGRVITAEFESFYLINVYTPNSGQGLKRLDYRQTWDEYFLGYMKKLEEKKPVILCGDLNVAHEEIDIARPKQNYNKSAGFTQQEIDGFDKYLAEGYVDAFRHFYPEEVKYSYWNYMFNARANNVGWRIDYFLVSQALMPKVEDSQIHNEYMGSDHCPVELVMKMG
- a CDS encoding S1/P1 nuclease, translated to MLKKVTFILCLFASMQVFGWGMTGHRVVGYVAEQHLSKKAKKHITEILNGESLATVSNWMDNIKSDHAYDHTHDWHWVTIPDGKTYEETEKNPDGDAIETIERVIADLKKGGLSKEKEAEGIKILTHLIGDIHQPLHVGTGEDMGGNQVKVKWFWNPSNLHSVWDSGMIDSENYSYTELGDVVNHATKDQIKEWQSSSVRDWAYESMSLREQVYNLPEKKEINYEYRYKNWHTVKERLKLAGIRLAGVLNDIYG
- the hemA gene encoding glutamyl-tRNA reductase → MQESFKVLGLSFKDTPINIRERLALDEAHVKQLLKYISEYSTASDVLILSTCNRTEIYYACNSNQALVILQGIALIKGLDLTTIQGYFKSENNHHEAVKHLFRVAMGLDAQVVGDLQISNQVKRAYQWSADEDTAGPFLHRLMHTIFFTNKRVVQETAFRDGAASVSYAAKELAEDITKDIKDPKILILGLGEIGKDVCRNLVDSKFAEVNIINRTEAKAIELAQECNFNVIPFNQVFQAIQNADVIISSVAANEPFITKALVSKLEILSFKFFIDLSVPRSVEMEIEDTPGALVYNIDNIQSKTSEALQKRIDAIPEVENIISEAIVDFNNWSKEMMVSPTIKKLKNALEDIRKEEMARYLKNADSKEAKVIDKVTKSMMQKIMKLPVLQLKAACQRGEAETLIDVLNDLFDLEKQSSEIKK
- a CDS encoding helix-hairpin-helix domain-containing protein, yielding MKLSKVIRWVKQTWSLSRGEARGLVIFLPLILLILFASTIYKSWLTFQGADLPDTQRLDEVMGLMYLDSAAEQEPEVKVILKPFDPNSISEAQLLDMGVKGYLAKNWVKYTSKGGYFNDKEDLKRLYGMSDTEYERLAPFVNITSKKKEKQSFSMSKESFAEDEVLNDQKFFKKKYEFRAFDINAADTTELKSLKGIGSAYANRIVKYRNALGGYVHKDQLKEVYGLNADLIKGLDTACYINEHYDPDKLNINKAFETELSRHPYINRKQAKAIVNYRYQHGDFSQADDLLKIKLLDSAQVYRLKPYITF